Within the Ensifer canadensis genome, the region GCAGAGCTCCTTGATCGGGGCAATGTCGCCATCCATCGAATAGACGGATTCAAAGGCAATGATCTTCGGCGCGCGCGGATCGGCTGCGGCAAGCTTGGCTTCGAGGTCGGCCACCGAGTTGTGCTTGAAGATGACGCGTTCGCACTTGGAATGACGAATCCCCTCGATCATCGAAGCGTGGTTCCCGGCGTCTGAGAAGACGATGACACCGGGAATCTTCGAACAGAGCGTTCCAAGGGCGGCCCAGTTGGACACGTAACCCGAGGTGAACAGAAGCGCCGATTCCTTGCCATGCAGATCTGCGAGCTCGCGCTCGAGCAGCACATGGTAGTGGTTGGTTCCGGAAATGTTGCGGGTGCCGCCGGCACCGGCGCCGCATTCGTCGATGGCGCGTTTCATCGCCTCGGTGACGATGGTGTGCTGGCCCATGCCGAGATAGTCGTTGGAACACCAGACGGTGACTTCCTGAATGCCTTCAGCCGTGTGGCGCGCGGCCTTCGGAAAGTTGCCGCGATGGCGAGCGATATCGGCGAAAACCCGGTAGCGACCTTCCTGATGCAGCCCGTCCAGCTCGGTTTTAAAGAAATTCTCGAAATCCATCATCTTCTCCAGTGCCCTGCCGCTTTTTTTGATTCAAAGCGACCGGGGGTCAACCCCGCAATGCGACGCGGCCGCCGCCTGCGGCAAAAGGCCTCTAGTTTTGAACCGTTCCAAAGAAAGCCTTAGCGCATGTAAATCCCTCCAAGCTTGATCGAAGTCAAGCTTGGACGAAAAAAGGGCGGCCGAAACCGCCCTTTTTGACGCATCAAGACAGGCCCGCATTGCTCATGCTGCAGCCACCGCGCGTTTTGCCATCACCTTGACCAGATTGGCGCGATAGGCGGCATCCGCGTGGATGTCGGAAAGCAGGTCGGAAGCGTCGACCGGCACATTGGCAAGCGCATCCGGCGACCACTGCGACGAAAGCGCCGCCTCCATGTCCTTGTGCCGGAAGACGCCACTCGATCCGGCCCCCGTCACCGCGACGCGAACATCGCCATTGTCCCGGCGCACGACGAAGACGCCGGTCATGGCGTAGCGCGAGGCCGGGTTGGCGAACTTCTGGTAGGCTGCCTTTGCCGGAGCCTCGAAGGCGATCGCGGTCACCAGTTCGCCGTCTTCGAGCGCGGTCTCGAAAAGACCGGTGAAGAAATCGCCGGCGGCAATTTCCCGCCTATCGGTGACAATGGTCGCATCGAGCGCCAGCATCGCCGAAGGGTAGTCGGCAGCCGGATCGTTGTTGGCGATGGAGCCGCCGATCGTGCCCATGTGGCGCACATGCGGGTCGCCGATATGGCTGGCAAGCCCTGAGATCGCCGGGCACACGGCCGCCAGCTCGGCGGAGGACGCCACGTCGAAATGGGTGGCCGCAGCACCGATCCTCACGGTTCGCCCCGTCACCTTGATGCCCTTCATTTCCGCGACATGCCTGAGATCGATGAGGTCGGTCGGTGCGGCAAGCCGCTGCTTCATCGTCGGGATCAGCGTCATCCCGCCGGAGAGATATTTGCCCTCGCCTGCGGCCTGCTTGAGTTTGACGGCATCCTGGATAGAGGACGCCCGGTGATAATGGGTCTCGTACATGACACGTCCTCCCGCTCAGTTTGCGGCATGGGCGGCAGCCCACACCTTTTGCGGCGTCGCCGGCATCGTCAGCCGGTTGTTGCCGATGGCGTCGGTGATGGCGTTGATCAGCGCCGGCGGCGAGCCGATGGCGCCGGCCTCGCCGCAGCCCTTGATCCCGAGCGGATTGTTCGGGCAGGGCGTGTTCGAGGTCGAGACCGTGAATGACGGCAGGTCGTCGGCCCGCGGCATGGCATAATCCATGTAGCTTGCCGTCAAGAGCTGGCCGTTTGCCGGATCGTAGTGAACGCCCTCGAGCAGCGCCTGGCCGATGCCCTGCGCCAGGCCGCCATGCACCTGCCCCTCGACGATCATCGGGTTGATGATGTTGCCGAAATCGTCGGCGGCGACGAACTGGATGATCTTGGTCTGCCCCGTATCGGGATCGACCTCCACTTCGCAGATGTAGCAGCCGGCGGGGAAGGTGAAGTTGGCCGGATCGTAGAACGCGCCCTCTTTCAGCCCCGGCTCCATGCCCGGCGGCAGGTTGTGGGCGGTATAGGCGGCAAGCGCCATCTGGAACCACGGTACCGTCTTGTCGGTGCCGGCGACCTTGAGTTCGCCGTTCTCGATGACGATGTCGCTTTCATCCGCCTCCATCAGGTGGGCGGCGATCTTCTTCGCCTTGGCTTCAACCTTGTCGAGCGCCTTGACGACGGCCGACATGCCGACCGCCCCCGAGCGCGAGCCGTAGGTGCCCATGCCCATCTGCACCTTGTCGGTGTCGCCGTGGACGATGTTGACGCTGTCGATCGGCACGCCGAAGCGATCGGCGACCAGTTGGGCGAAGGTGGTTTCATGCCCCTGCCCGTGGCTGTGCGACCCGGTCAGAACCTCGATGGTGCCGACGGCATTGACTCGGACCTCGGCCGATTCCCAGAGACCGACGCCGGCACCGAGCGAGCCGACCGCCGCCGACGGCGCGATGCCGCAGGCCTCGATATAGCAGCTCATGCCAATGCCGCGCTTCATCCCGCGTTTAGCGGCTTCCGCCTTGCGGGCAGCAAACCCGTTCCAGTCGGAGGCCTGCATCGCGGCATTGAGCGAGGTTTCGTAATCGCCGGCATCGTAATTCATGATGACGGGCGTCTGGTGCGGGAAGGTGCGGATGAAGTTGATCCGCCGGAGTTCCGCCGGCGAAACTCCAAGCTCTCGCGCCGCCGTCTCCATGGTGCGCTCCAGGAGATAGGTCGCTTCCGGGCGGCCAGCGCCGCGATAGGCATCGACCGGGGCAGTGTTGGTGTAGACGGTGCGCACATTGGCGTGGATCGCCGGTATGTCGTACTGGCCCGACAGGAGCGTCGCATAGAGATAGGTCGGCACCGACGAGGAGAACAACGACATGTAGGCGCCGAGATTGGCAACCGTATCGACCTTCAGCCCGATGATCCGGTTGTTGGCATCGAACGCCATCTTCACCTTCGAGTGGTGGTCGCGGCCATGCGCATCGGTCAGGAAGGCTTCCGTGCGGTCGGAGGTCCATTTCACCGGCACGCCGGTACACTTGGAGGCCCAGAGACAGACGACCTCTTCCGGATAGATAAAGATCTTCGAGCCGAAGCCGCCGCCGACATCCGGCGCGATGACACGCAGCTTGTTTTCGGGCGCGACATTATAGAACGCGCTCATCACCAGCCGCGCCACATGCGGGTTCTGGCTGGTGGTGTAGCAGGTGTAGTGATCGTCGCCGCCATCATAGATCCCGAGCGTGGCGCGCGGCTCCATCGCGTTCGGCGACAGGCGGTTGTTGTGGATAGTGATCTCGGTCACATGCGCAGCCGAGGCGATCGCCTTGTCGGTGGCGGCGGCATCGCCGATCTGCCAGTCGAAGATCAAGTTGTTGGGTGCTTCCGGGTGAAGCTGCGGCTGCCCCTGCTCCAGCGCCTTGGTCGCATCGGTGACGACGGGCAGTTCCTGGTAATCGACGACGACGGCTTCGGCGGCATCCTTCGCTTCCGCAATGCTGTCGGCAACGACGATGGCGACGGCGTCACCGACGTAACGCACCGTCTCGTGCGCGAGCGGCCGCCAGGCGCCCATCTTCATCGGCGATCCGTCCTTGGAATGGATCATCCAGCCGCAGATGAGATTGCCGATACCGTCGGCGAGCAGTTGCTCGCCGTCGAGCACGCCGATCACGCCGGGCATGGCCTTGGCCGCCGCCGCGTCGATCGACTTGATCTTCGCATGCGCATAGGGACTGCGCACGAAGATCGCATATTTCATGCCCGGCACCGACATGTCGTCCGTATAGCGCCCCTTGCCGGTCAGGAACCGTTTGTCTTCCTTGCGCGCCACCCGCGCGCCAATACCTTCAACGCCCATTGCCGATCTCCTCCCGAGATATCCAGCGAAAGTCCTGCGGTGAAATGTGATCGCGGCGAAACGTCATCGCCGCGGGCCGGACTTCATTCGGCAGCGACGCGGGCGCCGCCCATCTCGGCTGCCGCCGCAAGGATCGCCTTGACGATGTTGTGGTAGCCGGTGCAACGACAGATATTGCCGTCGAGTTCGGCGCGCACGGTCGCCTCATCGAGCTGCCCGCCATGCCGGCGGATCATGTCGACCGCTGTCATCACCATGCCGGGTGTGCAGAAACCGCATTGCAGGCCATGATTGGCCTTGAAGGCGGCCTGCACCGGGTGCAGCTCGCCATTGGCGGCCAGTCCTTCGATGGTGGTGACCTGTGAGCCCGCCGCCTGCGCAGCGAGGGTGGAACAGCTCTTGACCGACATTCCGTCCATATGAACGACGCACGCGCCGCATTGCGACGTGTCGCAGCCGACATGGGTGCCGGACAGCCCAAGGTTCTCACGAATGAAATGCACCAGCAACGTCCGGTCATCACATTGACCGCTCACCTGACGGCCGTTGACCGTCATTGTAATTTTCGCCATTTCGCTCCTCCGGGTGGGTCAATGCCAACACGAGCGCGAACGGTAAGCCGGGTGATGATCTGTTCACGCGACCAGGTACGCGCCAACTGCTATCGATGCCCTTCGCCTCGATATCCCTCCTCCGGGTTCCCGCGGCTTGTTTGTATCATTGTCTTTTTTTGGAATGTCGCAACCGCCCAAGGGTCAGGCGCGATAAAAATTTTGCGTGATGGTTGTGTTAGCTGAAATCGGGCCTTCATGTCCCGTTCAGGAACGATATCATTATGTTGGCGGCGAAGAGAATCCGCCAGACCTCCTGTAGACTTTCACAGCGGCCGGTTTATTTTCTGAATTTGCAAGTTCAAGTGGAGAAAGACATCTCGTCTTTGCGCCAATCACTCAGGGACGGACGAGGCGACAGGCTGAAATCCGTAGAGATCGGAGAGAACAATAATGAAGAAAGCCATCGCACTTGTGCTGGTTGCGTTGTCGGTTGCGAGCTGCACCCAGACTGAAAAGGGTGCCGGCATCGGCGCCGTCTCGGGCGCGATCATCGGCGGCGCGATCACCGGTGACGTTCGTGGCGCAGCTGTGGGCGCTGCGATCGGCGGCGTTTCGGGCGCGGTCATCGGCCATGTCACCGAACAGCCGGGCCAGTGCTACTACCGCGACCGCTACGGCCGCCGCTACATCGACTCCTGCCCGCGCTAAGCCGCAAGGACGGTCGACAACATCGACACGACGTCCACCTGTCAAATGACGGACCGGACGAAACATCGCCCCTCATGGCCACCTGCCGTGAGGGGTTTTCGTTTTCCTGACTGTCTCGGCAATCTGCCGATCAGCCATCAGATCCCGGCAGCCGTATCGAGCGCGCAGGAATCGGGTGGCCCGCGACAACACAATCCTGTCAGCTGCCTCGAAATAGCTTGATCGAGGCCCACTCCATGCTGAAACCGCCTGCAACTACCTTGCCGCCAGCTTTCAAACACATCGCCTGGTCCAACCTGTTTGCGCAATTCTCCGAGCAAATCGCCTTGGCCGCAGCACCGCTTGCGGCAGTCCTTCTGCTTTCGGCTGGCCCCGCGGAATCGGGCTGGCTGCAGATGGCCCAGACGCTGCCGTTTCTGCTGCTCTCCATTCCGGCCGGCCTGCTCGTCGACCGCGCCTCGCGGCGAATGCTAATGGTCTTCTCGGAAATGCTGCGTGCCCTCTCCCTGGTCGCCACTCTGCTTTTGATTGCGAGCGGTATGCTCACCCTGCCGCTTCTGGCGATCATGGGTTTTGTCGGCGCAATCGGAACGGTCTGCTACAGTGTCGCCGCCCCGGCATTGATCCCGGCCATCGTTCCGCGCACGCAGCTCGCCGACGCCAATCGCTGGCTGGAGCTTGCCCGCAGCCTCGCCTATTCCGGTGGTCCGGCAATCGGCGGAGCAATCATCGCCTGGACCGGTGCCTCGCTCGCCTATGTTGCGGCCACCACGCTCTCCCTTCTCGCCGTCGTGCTGCTCGCCGGCCTTCGCGAACAGGAGCAAGCGGCCGGGCCGCAACGCAATCTGCTTGATGACCTGATCGAAGGCGCACGCTTCCTTGCCGCCATGCACTCCTGCGGCCGATACTTGTCACCGCGGTCGTGTTCAACACATCCTGGTTCGTGCTGCAGGCGGTCTATGTCGCCTATGCTGTCCGCACACTCGGACTGACGGCAACGGGCGTCGGTGTCACGCTCGGCATCTATGGAGCCGGAATGATGATCGGAGCCTATGCCGCCCCGACACTTGCGCGCCGTATCCCCTTCGGCGTCATGATCGCGCTCGGTCCGCTCGGTGGTCTGCTCGCCGCCGTCGTCATGCTGCTGACGGTCTGGTTCCCCCTCGGCGCGCTTGCGGGAGTGAGCTTCTTTCTCTTCGGTGCGGGGCCGATTCTCTGGTCGATCGCCACCCTCACGCTCAGGCAGGCCATCACCCCAAACGCGATGCTGGGGCGGGTTTCAGCCTTCATTACCACGGCGACATTCGGCGCAAGGCCGATCGGCGCGGCGCTCGGCGCTCTCGTCGCCACCCACTTCGGCGTCAAGGCTTGCCTCGTGGTCGCGGCGACCGGGTTCCTCATCCAGTTCCTGGTGATCATCGCCTCCCAGGTTCCCCGTTTGCAGGGCCTGCCCGAACCGGCTTGACCCCATTCAACCGCATCAGCGCGACCATCTGACACCCCGCAAACGGCAATCCCGAGCACGGAGCCACCGCCGACGTTGTGGCGGCGGCGCCCGGTTTTTGTGCTGCGTTGACAACATTCCGGCTCTTTTTCAGGGAAATCGACCCGGAATCTGGGCCTCAGGGGTGGATGCGGCCGGCCGTCATCGTTAACAGATGGAAAACCTTAGGCATGCAATAGTGACCCCGCCGCATGAAGGCAGTTTGTATTGGGTCGCCTTAAGACGGGATGCGGAAGCGAATGTCCCCACCACGGTCGAGTATTGCGTACTGGAAGGCAGCGACTGCGCTCGCCGTTGCCGCCTCGTGCGCGCTCGGCCCGATGTCCGTCACCAAGGCCTATGCGTTCAAGATCTTCGGCATGAAGTTTTTCGAGGGTGACGAGGACGCGGCCCAGGTCATCGACCCCGTCAACTACACCCTCACCTTCGACGCCGGTACCGACGACAAGGAATTGAAAGAGGCGCTTGAGAACAGCTCGCAGCTGGTCCAGGGCCAGGAAAAACCGGTTTCAGGCAACCTTGGCCTTGCGATCCGCGCCCGCGACGACCGCGACCGCCTGCTGGCGGCACTCTATGAGAAGGCCCGATACGGCGGCACCGTCGCAATCCAGATCAATGGTCAGGACATCGACAGCCTGCCACCCGATCCATCTTTCCCTGACGGCAAGGCCATACCCGTCACCGTCAGGGTGACGCCGGGCCCGGTGTTTTCGCTAGGCTCGGTCAAGTTCGAAGGCGACGCCGCCGGCCTCAATCCCGCCGACTACGATCTCGCGCTCGGAACCCGGGCGGATTCGACGCGGATCATCAAGGCCGGCGAAAAGGTCGTCAACGATCTGCGCGAGCAGGGACGGCCGCTTGCCAAGCTGACCGAGCGCAGCGTCGTTGCCGATCATGCAGATTCGACCGTCGACGTGGTGATATCAGCCGAAAGCGGGCCGGTGGCGCCCGTTGGCGAAGTCAGCGTTTCCGGAACCAAGACCGTCGATCCGGGGTTTGTTCGCGATTATTCGCGGCTCAACGAGGGCCGCCCCTATTCGCCCGAGGACATCCGCAAGGCGTCCGAGCGGCTGCGTCAACTCGGCGTGTTCTCGAGCGTGACCATCAAGGAAGCCAACACGCTTTCGCCCGACGGCTCGATCCCGATGAAGATCGAGGTGTCCGAGGGCAAGCACAAGTATTTCGGCTTCGGCGCCCAGGTCTCGACCACGGACGGTCTCGGGCTTTCCGGCTACTGGGGACACCGCAATCTGTTCGGCCGTGCGGAATCGCTGCGTGTCGAGGGCTCGATCGACCGTATCGGCGAGACCCAGGAACTCGATAAGCTCGACTATTCCGCGGGCATCCTCTTTGCCAAGCCCGGCGCCTTCGGTCCGGCCTCGACCTTCACCGCAAGCCTCAAGGCCAACATCCAGGATCCCGATGCCTATCGCGCCAAGATCCTGACCGGTGCGGCCGGCGCCACATTCGAACTGTCGCCGACCGACACCTTTTCCGGTGGCGGCGAGCTGAGCTGGGCGAATATCGACGACGCCTTCGGCTCCAATTCCTACCTGACAGCTGCCATTCCGCTCGAATATGTGCGCGACACCCGCGATGACAAGCTGAACGCGACCGAGGGCTACCGGGCGTTGGTCAACGCCAAACCAAGCTACGAGATCAAGGGCCAGACCTTCTTCTCGTCCTTCGAAGCAGCGGCATCGGGTTACCAAGCGCTCGGCGACGAGAAGCGTTTCGTTCTTGCTGGCAGGATCGGTGCGGGCGTTCTGGTCGGCGGCGACGGCCTTGCCGACATACCGGCAAACCGCCGCTTCTATCTTGGCGGAGGCGGCTCGGTGCGCGGTTATTCCTACCAGGAGATCAGCCCGCGCAACAGCAACAACGACGAGACCGGCGGACGCTCCTATGTCAACACTTCGGTCGAGGCGCGCATCGCCATCACCGACACGATCGGCATCGTGCCCTTCATCGACGCCGGCACCGTGTCTGCCAGCACCACGCCCGATTTCTCCGACATTCGCGCCGGCGCCGGCATCGGCCTTCGCTATCAGACGCCGTTCGGACCGATCCGTCTCGATGTGGCGATGCCGCTCAACAAATATCCCGGCGGCACCAGCTACGGCATCTATGCCGGTATCGGCCAATCCTTCTGATCCGCGCCGGTTCCAGCCGATTTCTGCGCCGCAGCCGGCAAATTTCGCACGAGCGCCCGGAGTTTCTGCCTGCAAAGATTCCGCAGCGACACAAGTTGCGTTATGGGTAGATCATGAATCACGTCGTCCGCTTCCTTCGCGCGACGCTGCGCTATTGCCTTTATGTGCTTGGCGCGCTTGCGGTCGCAGCTCTTCTCCTCGTCGCCTTCGTCGGCTTCACGACTCCCGGCGCCCGCCTTGTCGCCTGGGCGATCGAGAAATATGCGGCGACCCCGGACCAGATCGTGCGGATTGCCGACCCGAGCCCGCTTCTGACCGGCCAGTTCACCGCCGGCAGCGTGACGCTGTTCGATGGCGAGGGCATCTATGCGGAGGTTCGCGATCTCTCGCTCAACTGGTCGCCCGCGGCCCTCTTGTCCTTCCGCTTCGACGCCGCGGCGATTTCGGCAGGCTCCATCCGCGTCGAGCGCCTGCCGGTGCCTTCGACCGAAACCAAGGAAGTGCGCTCGACCTTCGCGCTTCCGGTCGACGTCAAGATCGATGCGATCGACCTCAAGGAAATCGTCATCGGCAAGGCAATCGCCGGCGAGGACCAGTTCCTGACGGCGAGCGGCAAGGTAAACGCCACCAACGAGAGCATCGCGCTCGCCATAACGGCGGCCCAGCGCGACCGGCCCGAGGCCCGTGCCGTTGCCGACATCGTCTTCAATCCGGCCGGCAACGAACTGAAACTTGAAGCGACCGTCAATGAGCCCGCCAACGGCGTTCTGGCGAAGCTCCTGCGCCTGCCGAACGAACCCGCCGTCAACATCAAGGTAACCGGCGAAGGACCGCTTTCGGACTGGGCCGGCGCCGGGACGGCTGCGCTTGACGGCACCGAGATCCT harbors:
- a CDS encoding FAD binding domain-containing protein encodes the protein MYETHYHRASSIQDAVKLKQAAGEGKYLSGGMTLIPTMKQRLAAPTDLIDLRHVAEMKGIKVTGRTVRIGAAATHFDVASSAELAAVCPAISGLASHIGDPHVRHMGTIGGSIANNDPAADYPSAMLALDATIVTDRREIAAGDFFTGLFETALEDGELVTAIAFEAPAKAAYQKFANPASRYAMTGVFVVRRDNGDVRVAVTGAGSSGVFRHKDMEAALSSQWSPDALANVPVDASDLLSDIHADAAYRANLVKVMAKRAVAAA
- a CDS encoding xanthine dehydrogenase family protein molybdopterin-binding subunit — translated: MGVEGIGARVARKEDKRFLTGKGRYTDDMSVPGMKYAIFVRSPYAHAKIKSIDAAAAKAMPGVIGVLDGEQLLADGIGNLICGWMIHSKDGSPMKMGAWRPLAHETVRYVGDAVAIVVADSIAEAKDAAEAVVVDYQELPVVTDATKALEQGQPQLHPEAPNNLIFDWQIGDAAATDKAIASAAHVTEITIHNNRLSPNAMEPRATLGIYDGGDDHYTCYTTSQNPHVARLVMSAFYNVAPENKLRVIAPDVGGGFGSKIFIYPEEVVCLWASKCTGVPVKWTSDRTEAFLTDAHGRDHHSKVKMAFDANNRIIGLKVDTVANLGAYMSLFSSSVPTYLYATLLSGQYDIPAIHANVRTVYTNTAPVDAYRGAGRPEATYLLERTMETAARELGVSPAELRRINFIRTFPHQTPVIMNYDAGDYETSLNAAMQASDWNGFAARKAEAAKRGMKRGIGMSCYIEACGIAPSAAVGSLGAGVGLWESAEVRVNAVGTIEVLTGSHSHGQGHETTFAQLVADRFGVPIDSVNIVHGDTDKVQMGMGTYGSRSGAVGMSAVVKALDKVEAKAKKIAAHLMEADESDIVIENGELKVAGTDKTVPWFQMALAAYTAHNLPPGMEPGLKEGAFYDPANFTFPAGCYICEVEVDPDTGQTKIIQFVAADDFGNIINPMIVEGQVHGGLAQGIGQALLEGVHYDPANGQLLTASYMDYAMPRADDLPSFTVSTSNTPCPNNPLGIKGCGEAGAIGSPPALINAITDAIGNNRLTMPATPQKVWAAAHAAN
- a CDS encoding (2Fe-2S)-binding protein, which codes for MAKITMTVNGRQVSGQCDDRTLLVHFIRENLGLSGTHVGCDTSQCGACVVHMDGMSVKSCSTLAAQAAGSQVTTIEGLAANGELHPVQAAFKANHGLQCGFCTPGMVMTAVDMIRRHGGQLDEATVRAELDGNICRCTGYHNIVKAILAAAAEMGGARVAAE
- a CDS encoding glycine zipper domain-containing protein, which encodes MKKAIALVLVALSVASCTQTEKGAGIGAVSGAIIGGAITGDVRGAAVGAAIGGVSGAVIGHVTEQPGQCYYRDRYGRRYIDSCPR
- a CDS encoding MFS transporter, whose product is MLKPPATTLPPAFKHIAWSNLFAQFSEQIALAAAPLAAVLLLSAGPAESGWLQMAQTLPFLLLSIPAGLLVDRASRRMLMVFSEMLRALSLVATLLLIASGMLTLPLLAIMGFVGAIGTVCYSVAAPALIPAIVPRTQLADANRWLELARSLAYSGGPAIGGAIIAWTGASLAYVAATTLSLLAVVLLAGLREQEQAAGPQRNLLDDLIEGARFLAAMHSCGRYLSPRSCSTHPGSCCRRSMSPMLSAHSD
- a CDS encoding MFS transporter encodes the protein MFNTSWFVLQAVYVAYAVRTLGLTATGVGVTLGIYGAGMMIGAYAAPTLARRIPFGVMIALGPLGGLLAAVVMLLTVWFPLGALAGVSFFLFGAGPILWSIATLTLRQAITPNAMLGRVSAFITTATFGARPIGAALGALVATHFGVKACLVVAATGFLIQFLVIIASQVPRLQGLPEPA
- a CDS encoding autotransporter assembly complex protein TamA, which encodes MSPPRSSIAYWKAATALAVAASCALGPMSVTKAYAFKIFGMKFFEGDEDAAQVIDPVNYTLTFDAGTDDKELKEALENSSQLVQGQEKPVSGNLGLAIRARDDRDRLLAALYEKARYGGTVAIQINGQDIDSLPPDPSFPDGKAIPVTVRVTPGPVFSLGSVKFEGDAAGLNPADYDLALGTRADSTRIIKAGEKVVNDLREQGRPLAKLTERSVVADHADSTVDVVISAESGPVAPVGEVSVSGTKTVDPGFVRDYSRLNEGRPYSPEDIRKASERLRQLGVFSSVTIKEANTLSPDGSIPMKIEVSEGKHKYFGFGAQVSTTDGLGLSGYWGHRNLFGRAESLRVEGSIDRIGETQELDKLDYSAGILFAKPGAFGPASTFTASLKANIQDPDAYRAKILTGAAGATFELSPTDTFSGGGELSWANIDDAFGSNSYLTAAIPLEYVRDTRDDKLNATEGYRALVNAKPSYEIKGQTFFSSFEAAASGYQALGDEKRFVLAGRIGAGVLVGGDGLADIPANRRFYLGGGGSVRGYSYQEISPRNSNNDETGGRSYVNTSVEARIAITDTIGIVPFIDAGTVSASTTPDFSDIRAGAGIGLRYQTPFGPIRLDVAMPLNKYPGGTSYGIYAGIGQSF